DNA from Aggregatimonas sangjinii:
CCTGCACTCCTATTTGGCCTATGTGGTATTGGCCGTATTGTTTTTTGCGGTGGCCAACGCCTTTATGGGTTGGTTCGGGAATAAGCTATTTACCCCACAAAAAGATTTTCGATTAAGTCTCTACGCACTTATCCTATCCCATATGCAATTGGTGATCGGCTTGATTCTTTTTTTTGTTTCGGCCAATGGCTTTAAGGCCATTCAAACCTTGGGTATGGGCGGCCTGAATGCACCATCACGTTTGCTGGCAGTCGAACATCCTTTTATCAATATCGTTGCCATCGTATTGATTACCGTCGGTTGGTCACGACATAAGAAATTCATCGAGGGGAACAAGAAATTCAAAAATATCGCCATTTTCTACGGACTGGGACTCGTCTGTTTCCTCAGCCGTATTCCTTGGGGACAGTGGTTCAATTAAATTTTTTAATTGTCATTCCTGCGCCGATGCTCCAATCTGTCCTCCCGCGAGAAGTAGGTTAAGGTTTTAATCAAAAACACGCTCAGTTCCCCTCCTTAGGAGGGCTTAGGGGAGGCCCTTCCCGAATCAAATACATGTATACCGGAAAGTGATCGCTGTAACCGCCGGTATAACTTCCGCCGGCATAGGTGCGAAAAGGATAGCCCTTGTATTGCCCTTTTTTAGAAAGCAAATAAGGGGGATGAAAAACCGCGGCTTTCCAAAAATGATAACGCCCATTCTCTTTTTCCAGGAGGTTGGGGGTAAAATAAAACTGGTCAAAGAGATTCCACTTGTCCCGATAAGCCAAAGAACCTACTCCCTTTTTAAATAGCTTCTCCATGGGGTTGAACAAATCGCCTTCCTCCAAATCTTGTTTTTTCCCCCTTGTTCGCATCACTTTTCTCAAACTATCATCGATAGGGTCGTCATTTAGGTCGCCCATGCTGATAATACGGGCCGAGAGGTTCAATTTTAGAATCGAATCGGTAATACGCCTGTTTAATTTGGCGGCGGCCATTCGGTTGGGTTTGCTTCGCGCCTCACCGCCGCTACGGGAGGGCCAATGGTTTACGGTAAAGTAGCATTGCTCGTCATCGAGAAGACCGCCTACGACCAATTGGTCCCGTGTATAATTTCGAAATCCCTCATCGTCGAATAGGAGCAGCCTATGGCTGGAGAAAGAAGTCGGCAGAAATACCCTTTTTTTGTAAAGTAGGGCCACATCGATGCCCCGTTCATCCGGGGAATCATAATGCACGATACCGTACCCTTTTTCCCGTAAGATGGGATGAGCGATCAAATCTTCGATAACCTGTTTGTTTTCAACTTCGCTTAATCCGATAATGTCAGGGGAGGTGTTGGTACGCTCGGCCCCTATTTCGGAAATCACTTTCGCAATATTCGCCAATTTATGACGGTACCGTTCTTCCGTCCAGTTGTCCTTTCCCTCCGGAGTACGGTCATCATCGAACGTAAGTGTATCGTTTTTGGTATCGAAGAGGTTTTCTACATTGTAAAAGGCTATGGTTCTTACATGGTACTGTTTCTTTTCCTGTGCACCAACAAAGATAGGTAGGACCAGTAGTAACAATAATGTTCTCATTTTCATGCAACTAGAATCCATAAACATCAATTTAACGAAAAAACAGGCTATTATATAGGATTTTTCATTCGAATGTGAAGGTTATCGATATCTTGACCGCAATCATCGTCAACCCAACCTTTTTCATGCGGATCGTTATTCTTTCGGCATTTCTTCTTTTTACGATAGCGCCATGTAATGCCCAAGAAGCTGTGGTGCATGGCCGCATTGTGGATAGCCGATTAAAAACGCCCATACAGGGAGTAGCCGTGACCTTAGGTCAGGCACAAATTTCCACCGAAAGCGACAGGGAAGGCTATTTTACTCTAAAAATTCCTCGTGCGGAAGCTGTCGTTCTTACGCTTTCGGCAAAAGACTATACAATCCAAAGAATTCCCGTAACCTTTGGCCTAGAAGCTATCGATTTGGGGAATATTTATCTCGAACGCGATATCACGGTAGAACAGGCCGACAATCTGATAACGTTAACCGATTCAGAATTGTTAGACGATGAGGTCAGTGCCAATTCCTCGGGTTTACTTCAAGCTACGAGAGATGTCTTTTTAAACCGGGCCGCCTTCGATTTTGGTCAAGCATTCTTCCGTGTTCGCGGCTATGATTCTCAAAACGGCAAAGTGTTGGTTAATGGTATCGCTATGAACAAATTGTTCGATGGCCGACCGCAATGGAACAATTGGGGCGGACTCAACGATGTTACCCGCAACCAGCAATTTACGAACGGTTTGGCCGCATCCGATTTCACTTTCGGTGGAATACTGGCCAATACCAATATCGATACGCGGCCTTCCGGTCTCAGACCAGGTACCCGACTTTCTACTTCTGCGGCCAATCGTACCTATGCGGGAAGGTTAATGGTGACCCATACGTCCAAGCTTCAAAAAAATGGTCTGGCCTATAGCGTTTCAGGATCTCGAAGGTGGGCTCAGGAGGGATATATCGATGGAACTTTGTACGATGCGTTTTCCTTTTTCGGAGCTGTTGAATATCGTATCGACAAAAAGAACAGTATTAACCTTACCGGGATATACGCCCAAAACCGACGAGGCCGATCTTCTGCCATTACAGAAGAGGTTTTCGGGTTGGTAGGAAAACAATACAATCCTTACTGGGGCGAACAGGAGGGTGAAGTCCGAAATTCTAGGGAGCGCAAAATCGCCGAGCCCATTGTCATGCTCAACCATTATTTTGAATCGGAAAAGTTTAGTTTAAATACAGGAGTGGCCTATCAATTCGGTACGAACGCCAGAAGTCGCTTGGGCTACTACAACGCCCCCAACCCTGACCCTACGTATTACCGATACCTCCCGAGCTTTTATGTCAATAGCCCCATTGGCGCCAATTTTATCAGTGCGTCCGCAGCCAGAAAGGGCTTTCTGGAAAATCCACAATTAAATTGGGATTTTATCTACACGGCAAACACAAGGGAGCAGGCCGCCTATGTACTCTATAACGATGTGATCGATGACAAGCAATTACTATTGAATTCCGTTGGAAATTTAATGATCTCTGAGGGCCTTCAAGCAGACTTCGGGCTCTCGCATAAAAGCCTTACATCCGATAATTACGCGAAACTAGACGACTTGTTCGGGGCTGATTTTCACTCGGATATCGATCCGTTTTCCAATACCCTGAACGACGTGGAAGGGGAGGTTCAAAAAAGGACAGGCGATATATTCAATTACCGGTACCGTATGAAGGCTTCTCTTAGCGATATGTTCGCACAACTGAGATATAAACGCAGGAAATGGAACGCATTTCTGGCAGGGCAATATGTACTCACCGATTACCAACGCGAAGGGTTATTTCGGAACGAGCGCTTTCTTGAAAATTCTTTTGGGGAGAGCCAGACGGTAAAATTCAACAATTACGGTATCAAGGCAGGTTTTACCTATAAGATTAATGGTCGACATTGGTTAACAACCCATGGTACATACAGAACCGACGCGCCCGTATTGCAAAACGTCTTTATCAACCCTAGGGAAAACAATCAAATCGTACCGGATATTCAAAGTGAAACGGTATCATCCGTTGATGCGAACTATTTTATCAGGCTTCCCAAACTCACGGGAAGACTTTCCGGATTCTATACCCGTTTTCAGAATACCACCGATATCAATTTCTTTTTTGTTGATGCGGGCGTGGGTTCCGATTTTGTGCAGGAAGTATTGACCGATTTGGATAAGCTGCATCTTGGTACCGAACTTGGATTGGAGTATCAATTATCTTCGGCCGTGAAGTTGACAGCAGTCGCTGCAGTGAGCAAGTATGTGTATGCCAGCGACCCCAACTTTTCCATCAATTTCGATACGGCCGGGGCGGAGGAGGATTTGATAAATCCGGACGGAAACATCGATTTGGGAACGGCTCAAATAAAAGACTACAAATTGGCCCAAGGGCCGCAGCAAGCCTTTGCTTTCGGCATTGACTATAGGGATCCCGAATACTGGTGGGTGAGTACCAAATTGAACTACATGGCCAACAATTATGCGAATATTTCGGCCATAACCCGAACACAGAGTTTTTTGTTGGACCCGGAAACGGGAATGCGGTTTCCGGAAGCCACCCCTGAAAATATAAACGACATTTTGAAACAGACGGGGCTGGATAACTTTTACCTGCTGAATTTGGTCGGCGGTAAATCGTGGTTGAAAAACGGAAAGTATATCAGCGTATTCGCCAGTATCAATAACGTATTTGATACAGTGTTCAGAACGGGCGGTTATGAACAAAGTAGAAATGGAAATTTTGGGCAGCTGCAACGGGATAATCTTAGCGGGACACCCTCATTTGCCCCAAAATATTGGTACGGCTACGGCAGAACATATTTTTTGAATGTGGCGTATAGCTTTTAGCAATTTAGAACATATTGATTATTGTCTTGAGGCCTAAAGGATATCAGGTTTAGGGCGTATTTTAAATGGAATAAGTAATTATGGTTACAAAAGCATCGATTTGTCAAAAGGCTCCTAGTGTTCTTTTTGGACTGTTTTTACTCTTCGCCTGTGTGAAAGACAAAAATTTTGACCTGCCGACAAAGAGCTGTTCAACTGATTTAATAGCAAATACCACCTACGCTGAAGTTAAGGCATTATACCAAGATGAAACGTTTCAAATTCAAGATGATCTCATCATCGAGGGCTATGTAGTTTCATCGGATGAAGCGGGCAATTTTTTTAGCGTTCTTTATTTTCAAGACAGCCCGGTCGATCCCAAAGAAGGCTTTCAAATAGAATTGGATGTGCGCGATTCCCATTTGTTCTACCCAATCGGGAGTAAAATTATTATAAATCTGAAGGGCTTGTATCTGGGCAGGAGCAAGGGTGTCTTTAAGATAGGAGGTGTTTTTACATCTTTTGGGAATGTATCGGTAGGAAGGCTTCCGGCAGCGATTGTAGACAACCATATTTTCGTCTCTTGCGAAGAAGTAACGGATATGGTACCGACGAGCATCAATATTACCGATGTTGAAGAAAATCTCACCAACACCTTGGTACGGTTGAACGATGTGGAAATTCTAGAAGAGCAGTTGTCCGAATCATTTGCGGTTCCAAAGGAGGAAACGGAACGCACTCTGACCAATTGTAATGATAACGAACTGATTTTAGTAAATAGCGGCTTTTCTGATTTTCAGGCAGAACTATTACCCCAAGAAAATGGAAGCATCACAGGTGTTCTCTTACGCGAAAACGACAACTACTTTTTGGCGATTCGGGACCTAGCCGATATCGAATTCGATAATGAGCGCTGCGCCGATTTGGTCGATGAGTTTACGGCTACGACGATTTTTATTTCCGAACTGGCCGACCCCGATAACAACAGTGGGGCGCGATTTGTAGAACTTTACAATTCTGATGAGCAAGCCTTATCGTTAAAAGGATGGATGTTGAGACGCTATACGAATGACAACACTGAAGTCAGCTCGACCATCGACCTATCCGCATTCGTCATAGCACCACAAAGTACCTTGGTTGTCTCACCTAATGAAGCTGAATTTGAAAGTGTGTATGGCTTTGCTCCCGACTTGGGCGTAGGTACCAATAGCCCTGCGGATTCCAATGGTGATGACAATCTCGAATTGATAGATCCCTTTGGAACGGTCATAGATACTTTTGGCATAGTGGGCGAAGATGGGACAGGAACCGACCACGAATTTGAAGATGGCAGGGCGTTGCGACGTGTGGAAATTACGGAAGGAAACCCCATCTACACGAGCAGTGAATGGATTGTCTTTAATGACTCTGGCGATTCCGGAACCGTCAATCAACCTCAAATTGCTCCCGAGGATTTTTCTCCCGGCCTTCGCGATTAACTATAAAAAAACCTGTCCACGGAATACGTAGACAGGTTTAGAAAGTAGGGTATTTAAATGAGGGCCCTTAGGCTTAGTTATCGTCGTCATCCTCTTCTCCCATCGGGAAGTCTTCGTGGGCGATTACTTCTTCCATCTGCAATACGTGACGTTCGGTATGACCGCTCATAAAGAGAATGATTTGTAAGCCATCAATGGTGGCGAAGGGTAGTTTTCCGTAATGATTCCGTAAATCGTCTTCGGTAGTCTTAACGTACTCGATATGCTCGTCACGCTTAGACATAAAGGCCTCCAGCGTCTCCTCGTGGGAGCCAAATTTACCCATTGGTTCGAAAGGTTCCGGGGTCTTCACTTTGGTGTCTCTTACAGAGATAAAGCCGATTAATTTCTCGTCGCTCATGGTCACGCTATCCCTCATAGCGGTATTGGCAGGTTCTTTTAGGGCACCTTTCAACATGCCATTGAACATATTTTCGGCAATGGCCAAATGTTCGACACACTCCGCTATCGACCACGATTCCGCCGTTGGTTTAAAGTTCAACTGCTCTTCATCAAGTCCGTCTAGGGTACTGGTTAAACGTTCCTTTGTTTGTGTAAGATGTTCCGTGGCCATTTTACGTTCATCGTCTGTAAGACCGGTATTGATAATTCCGAAACTTACCAAGGTTAATACCAATATTGGTAAAATAGTTTTTTTCATTTTTGAGTTATTTAGAGATTATAGTGTTTCTTAAAATAGTAAGAACAAGCAATATAGGCCTAAATAGGATAGGGTCGATATTTTAATTTGAAAAAGGCTTCGGACAAATCCAATAGCTCAACAGATACAATTAAGAATTACTCGAATTTGGAAACGGATTATGTTTGAATCGGTTTGCATTTGGAGCATTAAAAAAGGCAGCCCATTGCCGGACTACCTTTTTCAGTATAGAAATTTAGCTATTGGATTTAAGTGCTTAAGCCAAATCAAATCGGTCTAAATTCATCACTTTGGTCCATGCTGCAACAAAATCATTTAAGAACTTTTGCTGAGAATCTTCACATCCGTATACTTCGGCATAAGCCCTCAACTCTGTGTTGGAACCAAAAATAAGATCCGCACGGGTACCTGTCCATTTAATTTCTCCCGACTTGCGGTCCCGACCTGCAAAAAGGGTTTCGTCGTCGGAAGTGTCTTCCCACATCACGTCCAAATCCAACAGGTTTACAAAGAAATCATTGCTCAATACTTCGCGGCGATTTGTCAATACCCCATGCCTGGATTTATCAAAGTTCGTATCCAAGACGCGCATTCCTCCAACGAGCACGGTCATTTCCGGAGCGGTCAATTTTAAAAGCTGGGCACGATCTACCATCATCGCTTCTGCAGATGTCTTGTAGTCGGGGTTTTTATAATTTCTAAATCCGTCGGCCTTAGGTTCAAGTGCTACAAACGATTGAACATCCGTTTGGGCGGCCGTGGCATCGGTACGACCTGCGGTAAAGGGTACGTTGATGTCGTGACCTGCATTTCTTGCAGCCTCTTCGATACCGGCACTTCCGCCTAGAACAATTAGGTCCGCCAATGAAACTTTCTTACCGCCGGACTGGGCGCCATTGAATTCTTTTTGGATGCCTTCAAGTACACCGAGAACCTTATACAGTTGGGCAGGATTGTTTACCTCCCAGTCTTTTTGAGGGGCCAAACGAATACGGGCACCGTTGGCGCCGCCACGCTTATCGGAATCACGATACGTCGATGCAGATGCCCAAGCCGTCGCAACCAATTCTGAAATGGACAATCCGGAAGCGAGTAATCGTTTTTTCAATTCGGTAACGTCAGCAGTATTTACTAATTCATGATCGACCGCCGGCACAGGATCCTGCCAAATAAGTTCTTCTTTTGGCACCTCAGGTCCTAAATAGCGCGCTATTGGTCCCATGTCCCTATGGGTCAATTTAAACCAAGCACGGGCAAAGGCGTCTTCGAGTTCTTTGGGATTTTCATGAAAACGTTTTGATATTTTGTAGTAATCGGGATCCATCTTCATTGCCATATCGGCATCAGTCATCATCAAATCTTGTGCTTTTGTGGCATCGCCTGCACGCGGCGCCTTTCTAGCTGCCGAAGCTGCTGTGGGTTTCCATTGGTTCGCTCCCGCCGGGCTTTTGGTCAACTCCCAGTCGTAGCCCAACAACACTTCAAAATAATCGTGGTCCCATTCGGTCGGGTTGGGTGTCCAGGCACCTTCAATGCCGCTGGTGATGGCATCATCCAGAACACCGGTACCAAATGAATTTTTCCATCCCATGCTTTGCTCCATAATGGTTGCACCGGCCGGTTCGGGTCCAACATACTCGTCCGGATTGGCGGCGCCATGTGCTTTACCGAACGTATGCCCGCCTGCGGTAAGCGCTACGGTTTCCTCATCGTTCATGGCCATACGGCCGAAAGTTTCCCGAATCAATTTCGCCGTTCCCAGCGGATTGGATTTTCCATTGGGTCCTTCAGGATTTACGTAGATGAGGCCCATATGGGAAGCCCCAAGATTTGCCTCCAACTCATACTCGCCGTCAGAGAATCGCTCTTCATTGCCCATCCACTCGGTTTCAGAACCCCAATAGATATCTTCTTCAGGCTGCCAAATGTCTTCCCGGCCACCGGCAAAACCGAATGTTTTAAAACCCATGGATTCCAAGGCGCAATTTCCTGTAAGGATCATTAAATCTGCCCAAGATAGTTTTTTACCGTATTTTTTCTTGATAGGCCATAAAAGCAATCTTGCCTTATCCAAGTTGCCATTGTCGGGCCAACTGTTCAGTGGGGCAAAACGCTGTGACCCTGAGCTAGATCCGCCTCGGCCATCGCCAATGCGGTAGGTTCCCGCGCTGTGCCACGCCATGCGAATCATAAATGGCCCATAATGGCCGTAATCTGCCGGCCACCAATCCTGTGATGTGGTCAAGGCCGTTACGATATCTTTTTTGACCGCTGCCAAATCCAAAGATTTGAACTCTTTCGCGTAATCAAAGTCCTCATCCATCGGATTGCTCAGTTCCGAATTTTGACGAAGTACATTCAATCGCAATTGATTGGGCCACCAGTCTAAGTTTGTGGTTCCACCACCGGCGGCCTGCTTTAATGTGCCTCCCAAATAGGGGCATTTACTAGAATCGTTGATATCCCAAGCTTCACCGTGGGAGTCGTTGTTCTTACTATTATCCATTGTGCTATCTATTTTAAATGAGTGTATCTGTAAAGCTACCAAAATGTTCGTTGAAATGCATAGTTGTAAACTTGTTTTGTATTATGTGGTTATCGATATTATCTATGGAGGAGATTATGTTGTATAGGCCCTGAGAATTGTTTGATTCTTGAAGGTTTTTCGATAATTTGGACCCCATGAAGCATACGGATACTTTTTTTAATGACATACGCAATGGTAATATAGACGCCGTAAAAAGTGCGCTTTTGGAACATCCGAAGCTTGTAGACGCTATAGATCAGCGCGGTAGCACCCCATTGATTTTGGCCACGTACTACAATCATGGGGAAATAGCCGAAGTGTTATTGGAGAATGGTGCCAAAATCGATGCGAAAGATGCATCGGGCAACACGGCTTTGATGGGAGTTTGTTTTAAGGGTTTTACTGAAATCGCCGAAAAACTTATCGCCAAGGGAGCGAACCTGAACGCGCAAAATCCCATGGGTGCCAGCAGCCTGATTTATGCAGCTACTTTCAATCGATTGGAAATCGTAAAACTTTTATTGGCACATGGTGCGGACAAGTCGCTTAAAGACGGACGGGGAAATACAGCATTGGACCACGCTAAATTAAAGGGTGAGCCAAAGTTGATCGATTTACTGGAGGGACTCGCTTAAATAAATTCTCGTTGAATTTTTAATAGGGCTGGCGGACAAGGCCGAGCGATACATGAACAGGATAAAATGACCGCCCCTTTGCCAAAAGTTGTTGGTAAAGGCAGTCGGAATATGATTTGTGATCATCGCTGAATCACAACTTCTTGGTAAGCTGCCCTTTCACCATAAAACCAAGAATGATGCCTGCCAGAACCAAGGTTACGAAGTTGCCTACGATAATGGGCATTTGTTCGTTGATAACGCCATAGACTAGCCAAAGTGTTACCCCGGTAACAAATAGCAGGTACATGGGGAAGGACAGACTAGCCGTATTCCTCGTTCTTATCGTTTTGATGGCCTGCGGCAAAAAGCTCGTCGTCGTCAAAAGCGCCGCTATATTTCCTATGATTGCTGTACTATCCATTTTTAGATGCTAAGTAGGTTTATTTTAAAGTACAAAGATTGTACAAAGAGGAAGTTTATACTACAACGGATTTTTCCAGTATATATCGTAAATTACCCTTTGTTTGGTTTTTTATTCTCACTTGAGGATAATTATAAACATTTCACATCATTATATAGAAGTGCCTCCGTGGAGAAAAATCAAGATTTAACACTTATCAAACGTTTAAAAGCCCTAGCCGATACCGGTTTGGTGTATGCAGAAAATGGGTACGAAAAAGAGCGGTATAAAGAATTGCGGGAAATCAGTTTAAAATTAATGGCCTCGATTTCCAAACAACCTCTGGCCGATTTAGAGGAATTTTTCATGCCTGAGAAAGATTATCCTACGGTAAAGGTCGATGTGCGCGGTTTCGTGTTGAACAAAAATGATGAAATCCTGATGGCCAAGGAAAGTACGGATGGTAAATGGACGATTCCCGGGGGTTGGGCCGATATCGGGGATACGCCTTCGGAAGCGGTTTTAAAGGAAATCAAAGAAGAAACAGGTATTCGGGCCAAAGTCGAACGCCTATTGGCTGTCTATGACAAGCGTTGTCATCCGCATCCGCCGCAACCCTTCTATGTCTACAAGCTGATTTTTTTCTGTAAAATAATCAGTGGCGAGCTGAAACATGGTTTTGATATGCAGGGGGCCGATTTTTTTCCCTTGAACAACCTACCACCGTTATCGGAAGATCGTATTCTGAAGTCACAACTAAAGCACTTGTTCGAGCTGACGAAAACAAAGACGGCCGAGGTATATTTCGATTAGAATAAAGTACCAAGGAGTGGGGTAGTTTAAAAGAATTGTCGGTTACAGAACAAGACCGATGGAAATGCTAACTTAGCAATGAAATTTCTATAAAGATGGCCTTAGAACTGAAAATAGCCCTAATTCAAGCCCCATTGATTTGGGAGGGGCCAACAGCGAATCGCGCTTACTTTTCAAATAAAATAGCAAATTGTAGCGGAGTAGATATTATTTTACTTCCGGAAATGTTTACAACGGGCTTTACCATGACCCCTGAAAACCTAGACCGGGAAGAAGGGCGGTTAACTTTGGAATGGATGCAGCAAAATGCTAAGAAAAGCGACGCCGCACTGATAGGAAGCCTTCCATTTTATGAAAATGGAAATTTTACGAACCGCCTTTTTTTCGTAAAACCGAACGGGGCTTATCACGCCTATGATAAACGTCATACATTTACTTTAGCCGGTGAAGACAAAGTCTATAACGCCGGCAATGACCGACTTATCGTTTTATATAAAGATTTTCGTATTTGCCCAATGGTATGTTATGACCTTAGATTTCCGGTATGGGCCAGAAATGACGACGCATACGATGTTGTATTATATGTTGCCAATTGGCCCTTACCTCGAATAAACGCTTGGGATACACTTTTGAAGGCGAGGGCCATCGAAAATCTAGCCTATTGTATCGGCTTGAATCGTGTCGGAACCGATAAATCGGGTCATGAGTATCCCGGTCATTCGGCCGTTTATGATTGTTTGGGCGAGCGAATCGCGTATTCCGAGGAAGAGGAAGTCGTATTTGCTACCTTATCCAAAGAACACATCACCATTACTAGGGAAAAATTGAAATTTCTCGACGATAGGGATCAATTTACTCTGTTAGGGTAAATGTCTCTATTTTTTCCCAATTGGCCCGCATTTCAATTGGTCCGGGATAGTACACCACCCGCTCAGGCTGTATTTTTTGTAGAAGATTTCCGGTATCCCATTTTTGATTGGCATTGGTGTCGAAAATTACCCGCAGCAAATAGGAGGCAGGATTAATAGCATTGAATTCAAAGAGCTGCTCCTCGGTTGCATAGATTTCCCGTTGTATTTCACCCTTTTCATTTGTGAGCTGCACAATTATGGGATAGGTTACGTTACCATCAATGGTTAGGCTCAGATTGCCATAATCGGCCAAACTTTTGGTGCTTAGGTTGTAGTTGGTAGAGTCGTTTTCGATTCCAAAGAAATCGGTAACCGCTCCGGGCAGTAAGGTGACGTTGTAGGATTGGTTTGGTTCGGTCTTAAAATCGAAGTCCACTTTATTTTCAAGACTGTCCAGCGTAACCTTAAAATCGATTGCGATGGAATCGAAAGTTATGATGTTGATTTTTGAAGAATCCAATCGGGTCAGAGGAGTGTTTGCCATGATCTGGTAAGCAGTATTGAAACCTATACTTCCGCTCACATTCGACTGAAGCCGAAGAGAATCAAATTCTACTTTCCTGGCTTTTACATTAAAGGTGTCGATGAGCTTAAGGCGCTCGTTGGTTACCGTAAATAGGATACTATCAGCTTCAAAAGGGGTAAACCAGTAGTTGATGGTATCCTTGTCCCTTTCTTTTAA
Protein-coding regions in this window:
- a CDS encoding NUDIX hydrolase, translating into MEKNQDLTLIKRLKALADTGLVYAENGYEKERYKELREISLKLMASISKQPLADLEEFFMPEKDYPTVKVDVRGFVLNKNDEILMAKESTDGKWTIPGGWADIGDTPSEAVLKEIKEETGIRAKVERLLAVYDKRCHPHPPQPFYVYKLIFFCKIISGELKHGFDMQGADFFPLNNLPPLSEDRILKSQLKHLFELTKTKTAEVYFD
- a CDS encoding amidohydrolase, with the translated sequence MALELKIALIQAPLIWEGPTANRAYFSNKIANCSGVDIILLPEMFTTGFTMTPENLDREEGRLTLEWMQQNAKKSDAALIGSLPFYENGNFTNRLFFVKPNGAYHAYDKRHTFTLAGEDKVYNAGNDRLIVLYKDFRICPMVCYDLRFPVWARNDDAYDVVLYVANWPLPRINAWDTLLKARAIENLAYCIGLNRVGTDKSGHEYPGHSAVYDCLGERIAYSEEEEVVFATLSKEHITITREKLKFLDDRDQFTLLG